A region of Longimicrobium sp. DNA encodes the following proteins:
- a CDS encoding type II secretion system F family protein, giving the protein MSGASPALPALLAGTAAALGTAGVVLGAEWARARRHRNTVLRQLRQLADERGAVVSSTSAEPLLRDALESSWLKMLSARIPQLRGFGPLLQQAGLAWNEQRFLVSMGVGALFGGLIGWAIGGAGVALMAGVAIGAFIPYGYVRRVRTRRLRSFEEQLPEAIDLLGRAIRSGHPLSAGLRMVAEESGQPVGGEFRRVFEEQKFGLPFEDSLTGLAARVPLVDVRILVTAVMIQRDVGGNLAEILDNLSHLIRSRFTIRRQLRTYTAQGRMSGYVLGILPIAVGFMIFALNPEYIMTLFKEPIGRAMVWSAAGLQFLGFLWIRRIVDIEI; this is encoded by the coding sequence GTGAGCGGCGCATCCCCCGCCCTTCCCGCGCTGCTGGCCGGGACGGCGGCCGCGCTGGGGACCGCCGGCGTGGTGCTGGGCGCCGAGTGGGCGCGCGCGCGCCGGCACCGCAACACCGTGCTCCGCCAGCTCCGGCAGCTCGCGGACGAACGCGGCGCCGTAGTGTCGTCCACTTCGGCCGAGCCCCTCCTGCGCGATGCCCTGGAGTCTTCGTGGCTCAAGATGCTGTCCGCGCGCATCCCCCAGCTCCGCGGCTTCGGGCCGTTGCTGCAGCAGGCCGGCCTCGCGTGGAACGAGCAGCGCTTCCTGGTCTCGATGGGGGTGGGCGCGCTCTTCGGCGGGTTGATCGGCTGGGCGATCGGCGGGGCGGGAGTGGCGCTGATGGCGGGCGTGGCGATCGGCGCGTTCATCCCGTACGGCTACGTGCGGCGGGTGAGGACGCGCCGACTGCGCAGCTTCGAGGAGCAGCTCCCCGAAGCGATCGACCTGCTGGGACGCGCGATCCGCTCCGGCCACCCCCTCTCGGCGGGGCTGCGCATGGTGGCGGAGGAGAGTGGGCAGCCGGTGGGCGGCGAGTTCCGCCGCGTCTTCGAGGAGCAGAAGTTCGGGCTCCCCTTCGAGGACTCGCTCACGGGGCTGGCCGCGCGGGTGCCGCTGGTGGACGTGCGCATCCTGGTGACCGCCGTCATGATCCAGCGCGACGTGGGCGGCAACCTGGCGGAGATCCTGGACAACCTGTCGCACCTGATCCGCTCGCGCTTCACCATCCGCCGCCAGCTCCGCACCTACACGGCGCAGGGGCGGATGAGCGGCTACGTGCTCGGCATCCTCCCGATCGCGGTGGGGTTCATGATCTTCGCGCTGAACCCGGAGTACATCATGACGCTCTTCAAGGAGCCGATCGGTAGGGCGATGGTGTGGTCGGCCGCGGGGCTGCAGTTCCTGGGCTTCCTGTGGATCCGCCGCATCGTGGACATCGAGATCTGA
- a CDS encoding Flp family type IVb pilin, whose amino-acid sequence MKALWNQFRRDESGQSLVEYGLVIALVALAVIGALVIFKDKIAAVFTRMGNTLDTVG is encoded by the coding sequence ATGAAGGCACTCTGGAACCAGTTCCGTCGCGACGAGTCCGGGCAGAGCCTGGTGGAGTACGGCCTGGTGATCGCGCTGGTAGCGCTGGCCGTGATCGGCGCGCTCGTGATCTTCAAGGACAAGATCGCCGCCGTCTTCACGCGCATGGGCAACACGCTGGACACCGTAGGCTGA
- a CDS encoding CpaF family protein, whose translation MMQSWFSGAAPAAPAPPRTPAPWDLPAVEVVQTGPSLLQETKARIHRKLLERLNLSSLDALERDRAVAAIRGVVHELLALESVPLNYDEREELVRQVLDEIFGLGPLEPLMQDPEISDILVNTHSSVYVERHGRLEETDITFQDDRHLLQVIDRIVSAVGRRIDDSSPMVDARLADGSRVNAIIPPLSIDGPHLSIRKFKRDALAGQDLLRTKSLTRPMLDLLAAVVGSRLNILISGGTGAGKTTMLNILSSFIPSTERIVTIEDSAELQLRQPHVVRLETRPQNIEGSGEVTQRHLMVNALRMRPDRIVVGEVRGSEAIDMLQAMNTGHEGSLATLHANTPRDALGRLETMVSMANLNLPEKVVRQQIVSAIDVVIQVNRLSDGTRKVMTISEVVGMESDIITMQDIFVFDKQGIAPNGAVLGDYRATGIRPRFADRLEENGIQLPSDMFAQAAPMRREAW comes from the coding sequence ATGATGCAGTCCTGGTTCAGCGGCGCCGCGCCTGCCGCGCCCGCGCCGCCGCGCACCCCCGCGCCGTGGGATCTCCCGGCCGTCGAGGTCGTGCAGACGGGCCCGTCTCTCCTCCAGGAGACCAAGGCGCGCATCCACCGCAAGCTGCTGGAGCGGCTGAACCTGTCGTCGCTGGACGCACTGGAGCGCGACCGCGCGGTGGCGGCCATCCGCGGCGTGGTGCACGAGCTCCTGGCGCTGGAGTCCGTTCCGCTCAACTACGACGAGCGGGAAGAGCTGGTGCGGCAGGTGCTGGACGAGATCTTTGGGCTGGGGCCGCTGGAGCCGCTCATGCAGGACCCCGAGATCTCGGACATCCTGGTCAACACCCACAGCAGCGTCTACGTGGAGCGGCACGGGCGGCTGGAGGAGACGGACATCACCTTTCAGGACGACCGCCACCTCCTGCAGGTGATCGACCGCATCGTCTCCGCCGTCGGCCGCCGCATCGACGACTCGTCGCCGATGGTGGACGCGCGCCTGGCGGACGGGTCGCGCGTGAACGCCATCATCCCGCCGCTCTCCATCGACGGGCCGCACCTCTCCATCCGCAAGTTCAAGCGCGACGCGCTGGCCGGCCAGGACCTGCTGCGCACCAAGAGCCTCACGCGCCCCATGCTGGACCTGCTGGCGGCGGTGGTGGGCTCGCGCCTCAACATCCTGATCTCCGGCGGCACCGGCGCGGGAAAGACGACGATGCTCAACATCCTGTCGTCGTTCATCCCGTCCACGGAGCGCATCGTCACCATCGAAGACTCGGCAGAGCTTCAGCTTCGCCAGCCGCACGTGGTGCGCCTGGAGACGCGCCCGCAGAACATCGAGGGCTCGGGCGAGGTCACGCAGCGGCACCTGATGGTGAACGCGCTGCGCATGCGCCCCGACCGCATCGTGGTGGGCGAGGTGCGCGGCTCGGAGGCTATCGACATGCTGCAGGCGATGAACACGGGCCACGAGGGCTCGCTGGCCACGCTGCACGCCAACACCCCGCGCGACGCCCTGGGCCGCCTGGAGACGATGGTGTCGATGGCGAACCTGAACCTGCCGGAGAAGGTCGTGCGTCAGCAGATCGTCAGCGCCATCGACGTCGTCATCCAGGTGAACCGCCTTTCCGACGGCACGCGCAAGGTGATGACGATCTCCGAGGTGGTGGGGATGGAGAGCGACATCATCACCATGCAGGACATCTTCGTCTTCGACAAGCAGGGGATCGCCCCCAACGGCGCGGTGCTCGGCGACTACCGCGCGACGGGAATCCGCCCGCGCTTCGCCGACCGGCTGGAGGAGAACGGAATCCAGCTTCCCTCGGACATGTTCGCGCAGGCGGCGCCGATGCGGCGGGAGGCGTGGTGA
- a CDS encoding TadE/TadG family type IV pilus assembly protein → MSRAGLFRRSDEGQAVVEFALIVPVLMLLIVGVFEFGRAWNAHQAVTDAAREGARIAVIADPTINEDSVRKVVRNALAAVSLNADLAEIELTGVDAPTGEPARVAVRYPYQLALLKSLGRTSGGGAVTLGTAFVMRNE, encoded by the coding sequence GTGAGCCGCGCCGGGCTCTTCCGCCGGAGCGACGAGGGACAGGCGGTAGTGGAGTTCGCGCTGATCGTGCCGGTGCTGATGCTGCTGATCGTCGGGGTGTTCGAGTTCGGCCGCGCGTGGAACGCACACCAGGCGGTGACCGACGCCGCTCGTGAAGGGGCGCGGATCGCCGTGATCGCGGACCCTACCATCAACGAGGACTCGGTGAGAAAGGTGGTGCGCAACGCGCTCGCCGCGGTCTCGCTGAACGCGGACCTGGCGGAGATCGAGCTCACGGGGGTCGACGCCCCCACCGGAGAGCCGGCACGGGTGGCGGTGCGCTACCCTTACCAGCTCGCCCTTCTGAAGTCGTTGGGAAGGACCAGTGGCGGAGGTGCCGTCACCCTGGGAACGGCGTTCGTGATGCGCAACGAGTGA
- a CDS encoding prepilin peptidase, with translation MLYLINTTIFVALLALAAGTDLRTGRIPNKLTGAGLAAALVLLAASGPTALLGGLAGAALAFALTFPLFAVRAMGGGDVKLLTVAGAFLGTGRVVPALLITAVAGGVLALAEAGRRGAILPVLFRSRELAGHWATGGRTGERLTLDSPGAITIPYGVAIAVGALAAWFL, from the coding sequence ATGCTTTACCTGATCAACACCACGATCTTCGTCGCCCTGCTGGCGCTGGCCGCCGGCACGGATCTGCGCACGGGCCGCATTCCCAACAAGCTCACGGGTGCCGGCCTCGCGGCCGCCCTCGTCCTGCTCGCGGCGAGCGGCCCCACGGCGCTCCTGGGTGGGCTGGCCGGCGCGGCGCTGGCATTCGCCCTCACCTTTCCGCTCTTCGCCGTACGCGCGATGGGCGGGGGCGACGTGAAGCTGCTGACCGTGGCGGGCGCGTTCCTGGGTACGGGGCGCGTGGTGCCCGCGCTCCTGATCACCGCCGTCGCGGGCGGCGTGCTGGCGCTGGCCGAGGCCGGTCGCCGCGGAGCCATCCTCCCCGTCCTCTTCCGCTCGCGCGAGCTGGCGGGGCACTGGGCGACGGGCGGGCGCACCGGGGAGCGGCTCACGCTGGATTCGCCGGGTGCCATCACCATCCCATACGGGGTGGCGATCGCGGTCGGGGCCCTGGCCGCGTGGTTCCTGTGA
- a CDS encoding pilus assembly protein TadG-related protein has protein sequence MIRFRTRLRDRQGSALVLLVVAMLGILSMMALAIDLGMLRTAHGEAQRAADAAALAGASAFMEMDPDQAAIAGQERAVDFATRNTLQGQAFGAEEVVVNVLKDTRTVRVKVRRPAVPTWFARMFGVNSAPVSARAAAHATRAPSTRCVKPFVPPDLWAETADDLNKNGEWDVWEMWEYEPDEGDFYNPGGPGATSSKPETGYGSSYRGMSKDRGRKVMLNASALPGFANLWAMPDMEWGGDDIGGSALRQNISGCNSSPIKLGTPYRVQSGIKTGPIFQGITDLVQRDPLARWDEARGEVVGSAYGDWMDSPRLIRVPLYDPSEMDSKENNVVFVKFAWVFLEPVGGSTDPIVARFVEIVRVLQLVE, from the coding sequence GTGATCCGCTTCCGCACCCGTCTCCGCGACCGCCAGGGCTCCGCGCTGGTCCTTCTGGTCGTCGCCATGCTGGGGATCCTCTCGATGATGGCGCTGGCCATCGACCTGGGGATGCTGCGCACCGCCCACGGCGAGGCCCAGCGCGCCGCCGACGCGGCGGCGCTGGCGGGCGCATCGGCCTTCATGGAGATGGACCCGGACCAGGCGGCGATCGCCGGGCAGGAGCGGGCGGTGGACTTCGCCACCCGCAACACGCTCCAGGGGCAGGCGTTCGGGGCGGAGGAGGTGGTGGTGAACGTGCTCAAGGACACGCGCACGGTGCGGGTGAAGGTGCGCAGGCCGGCGGTCCCCACCTGGTTCGCGCGGATGTTCGGGGTCAACAGCGCACCCGTGAGCGCGCGCGCCGCGGCCCACGCCACCCGCGCCCCCAGCACGCGCTGCGTGAAGCCGTTCGTACCGCCCGACCTGTGGGCCGAGACGGCCGACGACCTCAACAAGAACGGCGAGTGGGACGTGTGGGAGATGTGGGAGTACGAGCCGGACGAGGGCGACTTCTACAACCCCGGCGGCCCGGGGGCCACCTCCAGCAAGCCGGAGACGGGGTACGGGAGCAGCTACCGCGGCATGAGCAAGGACCGCGGGCGCAAGGTGATGCTCAACGCGAGCGCCCTCCCCGGCTTCGCCAACCTTTGGGCGATGCCGGACATGGAGTGGGGCGGCGACGACATCGGCGGCTCCGCGCTGCGCCAGAACATCAGCGGCTGCAACTCCAGCCCCATCAAGCTCGGCACGCCGTACCGCGTGCAGAGCGGGATCAAGACGGGCCCCATCTTCCAGGGGATCACCGACCTGGTTCAGCGCGACCCCCTGGCGCGCTGGGACGAAGCAAGAGGCGAAGTGGTGGGATCGGCTTACGGCGACTGGATGGACAGCCCCCGGCTGATCCGCGTTCCGCTGTACGACCCCTCCGAGATGGATTCGAAGGAAAATAACGTGGTGTTCGTGAAGTTTGCGTGGGTCTTCCTGGAGCCGGTGGGTGGCTCCACCGATCCCATCGTCGCCCGGTTCGTGGAAATCGTCCGGGTCCTTCAGCTGGTGGAATGA
- a CDS encoding AAA family ATPase has protein sequence MPFAAPPSAAASLLRCAVISTDEAFRARVREVALPERGVAPPLEIPVPFNELGDGHLKALRDASPEVIFLDVGQHPATGINLAQFLAEQNPHARLVAAGPALSAEVLMAAMRAGISEYLLKPVSGDEVAHAVESTLRRTRGTEAEAQQQPGQIFAFFGPKGGSGSTTLATNLAIHLHRLTGKRTLLADLDLELGEVALQMGVDPRFNFADMVRNFHRMDAELLASFIERHNSGVHLLSAPYHPEKAEVVSGDRISKILLFLRQHYQYVVVDTSNSFSPATLATFEHADKIFLVTQADLQSLRNIKRCAPLLERTIGGGDRVKLVLNRYRTSDAIKPEDIEKTLGMKVQWTISNDYEAVVRSVNSGTPIVLNGDSRYAQDVRSMSASIAGLAGGAEPAGGRFIRALTDPLMRVLRRSTPQQPEVAV, from the coding sequence ATGCCCTTCGCAGCCCCCCCCTCAGCCGCCGCCTCGCTCCTGCGCTGCGCGGTGATCTCCACCGACGAGGCGTTCCGCGCCCGCGTTCGGGAGGTCGCCCTGCCCGAGCGCGGAGTCGCGCCCCCGCTGGAGATCCCGGTTCCCTTCAACGAGCTCGGCGACGGGCACCTGAAGGCGCTCCGCGACGCCTCGCCCGAGGTGATCTTTCTGGACGTGGGCCAGCACCCCGCCACCGGGATCAACCTCGCCCAGTTCCTGGCCGAGCAGAACCCGCACGCCCGGCTGGTGGCGGCGGGCCCCGCGCTCTCGGCCGAGGTGCTGATGGCCGCCATGCGCGCCGGGATTTCCGAGTACCTGCTGAAGCCCGTCTCCGGCGATGAGGTGGCGCACGCCGTGGAGTCGACGCTGCGGCGCACGCGCGGCACCGAGGCCGAGGCGCAGCAGCAGCCGGGGCAGATCTTCGCCTTCTTCGGCCCCAAGGGCGGCTCGGGCTCCACCACGCTCGCCACCAACCTGGCGATCCACCTCCACCGGCTCACCGGCAAGCGCACGCTGCTGGCCGACCTGGACCTGGAGCTGGGCGAGGTGGCGCTGCAGATGGGGGTAGACCCGCGCTTCAACTTCGCGGACATGGTGAGGAACTTCCACCGCATGGACGCGGAGCTGCTGGCCTCCTTCATCGAGCGCCACAACTCCGGCGTGCACCTCCTTTCCGCGCCCTACCATCCGGAGAAGGCGGAGGTGGTGTCCGGCGACCGGATCTCCAAGATCCTCCTCTTCCTGAGGCAGCACTACCAGTACGTGGTGGTCGACACCTCCAATTCCTTCTCGCCGGCGACGCTGGCCACCTTTGAGCACGCCGACAAGATCTTTCTGGTGACGCAGGCGGACCTGCAGTCGCTGCGCAACATCAAGCGCTGCGCTCCGCTGCTGGAGCGCACCATCGGCGGCGGCGACCGGGTGAAGCTGGTGCTGAACCGCTACCGCACCAGCGACGCCATCAAGCCGGAAGACATCGAGAAGACACTGGGGATGAAGGTGCAGTGGACGATCTCCAACGACTACGAGGCCGTGGTGAGGTCGGTGAACTCCGGAACGCCGATCGTGCTCAACGGCGACTCGCGCTACGCGCAGGACGTGCGCTCCATGTCCGCCTCCATCGCCGGGCTGGCGGGGGGCGCAGAGCCGGCGGGGGGCCGCTTCATCCGCGCCCTTACCGACCCGCTGATGCGCGTGCTGCGGCGCTCCACCCCGCAACAGCCTGAGGTGGCGGTATGA
- the cpaB gene encoding Flp pilus assembly protein CpaB codes for MKRLWVVLGMALASGGGAAYLAAGYLEPAPAAAARPEPRGDRVAVAARDLPAGSVLSSADVRLVAWPADALPAGYARTVAEVVGRGVVAPLRTNEPLMAGKLARKEAGGGLPILIPEGMRAVSVRVDEVIGVAGFVTPGTRVDVLATLPAGQDRTAGTRLVLQNVQVLAAGQSIARDNDGKPQAAAVITLLVLPDQAEILALSSAEGRIQLALRNTMDGTQVSTGGIRTTGLLGNTAPPPAPPAVRAERPARAPSTAPVRARAGRSVEIFRGSDRSVTTF; via the coding sequence ATGAAAAGGCTGTGGGTGGTTCTCGGAATGGCGCTGGCCTCCGGAGGCGGAGCGGCGTACCTGGCGGCAGGATACCTGGAGCCGGCCCCCGCCGCGGCGGCGCGCCCGGAGCCCAGGGGCGACCGCGTGGCCGTGGCGGCGCGCGACCTCCCCGCCGGCTCGGTGCTCTCCTCCGCCGACGTGCGCCTGGTGGCGTGGCCCGCCGACGCGCTCCCCGCCGGCTATGCGCGCACCGTGGCCGAGGTGGTGGGGCGCGGCGTCGTGGCCCCGCTGCGCACCAACGAGCCGCTCATGGCCGGCAAGCTGGCCCGCAAGGAAGCGGGCGGCGGCCTCCCCATCCTGATCCCCGAGGGGATGCGCGCGGTGAGCGTGCGGGTGGACGAGGTGATCGGCGTGGCCGGCTTCGTTACCCCCGGCACCCGCGTCGACGTGCTCGCCACCCTCCCCGCCGGGCAGGACCGCACCGCGGGGACGCGCCTGGTCCTGCAGAACGTGCAGGTGCTGGCCGCAGGCCAGTCGATCGCGCGCGACAACGACGGGAAGCCGCAGGCCGCGGCCGTCATCACCCTGCTGGTGCTCCCCGACCAGGCCGAGATCCTGGCGCTGTCGTCCGCCGAGGGGCGCATCCAGCTGGCGCTCCGCAACACGATGGACGGCACCCAGGTGAGCACCGGCGGCATCCGCACCACCGGGCTGCTGGGGAACACCGCGCCACCACCCGCCCCGCCGGCCGTTCGTGCCGAGCGGCCCGCCCGCGCCCCCTCCACCGCACCCGTACGCGCGCGGGCAGGGCGGAGCGTCGAGATCTTCCGGGGGAGCGACCGCTCCGTCACCACCTTCTAG
- a CDS encoding pilus assembly protein N-terminal domain-containing protein has protein sequence MRYPFSIRGRAVTSPARAALRLLALAAGVLALPAAAQRTAAPAAQRVIPAGDRVVVVARGQTALLVQPVALARLSIADPEVAEIFAVSPQEILVNGKKLGTTSLMLWDASGAHRLYTVEVTPDVRGLEQTLRTLFPAERFTVLASGSSVVLSGTVSSAAVARRILEIAGGSGATIVNNLSAPAASQVLLQVRFAEVTRSAVSELRTQLGVSTRGTLGGVDEGAVQTLSDGLVKLFLLGGNTRIEASISAMQSRGLFRSLAEPNLLALDGQEASFLAGGEFPFPVVQGGGNNSTVTIVWKEFGVRLRFRPTVGTDGTIRLKIAPEVSSLDYSNSLRIEGFQIPSLLTRRTETEVVLRDGEYLAIAGLLNNVLENNNSRIPLLGDLPVLGSLFRSRNARQGRTELLVLVSPRIVQPTSGPQPVPTGEPNNWEWDRSLRGTQPANPSGQPATPGRP, from the coding sequence ATGCGTTACCCCTTTTCCATCCGCGGCCGGGCGGTCACTTCGCCGGCACGGGCCGCCCTGCGCCTGCTGGCGCTGGCGGCAGGGGTGCTCGCGCTCCCCGCCGCGGCACAGCGCACCGCCGCGCCCGCCGCGCAGCGGGTGATCCCCGCCGGCGATCGCGTGGTAGTGGTGGCCCGCGGGCAGACGGCGCTCCTGGTACAGCCGGTGGCCCTCGCGCGCCTCTCCATCGCGGACCCCGAGGTGGCGGAGATCTTTGCGGTGTCGCCGCAGGAGATCCTGGTGAACGGCAAGAAGCTGGGGACCACCTCGCTGATGCTGTGGGACGCCAGCGGCGCGCACCGCCTCTACACGGTGGAGGTGACGCCGGACGTGCGCGGGCTGGAGCAGACGCTGCGCACCCTCTTTCCCGCCGAGCGCTTCACGGTGCTGGCCAGCGGCAGCAGCGTCGTCCTTTCCGGCACGGTGAGCAGCGCGGCGGTCGCCCGGCGCATTCTGGAGATCGCCGGCGGCTCGGGCGCCACCATCGTCAACAACCTCTCCGCGCCGGCCGCGTCGCAGGTGCTGCTGCAGGTGCGCTTCGCCGAGGTGACGCGCTCGGCGGTCAGCGAGCTGCGCACCCAGCTCGGGGTTTCCACCCGCGGCACGCTGGGCGGGGTGGACGAGGGCGCCGTGCAGACGCTTTCCGACGGGCTGGTGAAGCTCTTCCTGCTGGGCGGCAACACCCGCATCGAAGCCTCCATCAGCGCCATGCAGTCGCGCGGCCTCTTCCGCAGCCTGGCCGAGCCCAACCTGCTGGCGCTCGACGGGCAGGAGGCGTCGTTCCTGGCCGGCGGCGAGTTCCCCTTCCCCGTGGTGCAGGGCGGCGGCAACAACAGCACCGTCACCATCGTCTGGAAGGAGTTCGGCGTCCGCCTGCGCTTCAGGCCCACCGTGGGGACGGACGGCACCATCCGGCTCAAGATCGCGCCCGAGGTGTCGTCGCTGGACTACTCCAACTCGCTGCGCATCGAGGGCTTCCAGATCCCCTCCCTCCTCACGCGCCGCACGGAGACCGAGGTGGTGCTGCGCGACGGGGAGTACCTGGCGATCGCGGGGCTGCTGAACAACGTGCTGGAAAACAACAACTCGCGCATCCCGCTGCTGGGCGACCTGCCGGTGCTGGGCTCGCTCTTCCGCTCGCGCAACGCACGGCAGGGGCGCACGGAGCTGCTGGTGCTGGTGTCGCCGCGCATCGTGCAGCCCACCAGCGGACCGCAGCCGGTGCCCACCGGCGAGCCCAACAACTGGGAGTGGGACCGCTCGCTGCGCGGCACGCAGCCGGCGAACCCGTCCGGCCAGCCCGCGACGCCGGGCCGGCCGTAA